The following are from one region of the Variovorax sp. V213 genome:
- a CDS encoding DMT family transporter, with protein sequence MDSKQVRGIAPVAWGKRKWAGIGAAEIMLLLVAAVWGGSYAVAKQATQQLPVLEFLALRFGLTFAVLLPALRPLFNAQWRQGVAVGGLLGANLLAIFVCETFGVSLTTASNAAFLISLCVALTPFVEWWLLGQRPERRVFWAAGLSAVGAAMLSATSPADISVGWGDGLMVIAAFLRAVMVCLTRRLAGRHSMPALTLTAVQSGVMALGAMALSLAASKGAWHMPPATASFWWGMAYLVLLCTVFAFFAQNHAASHSSPSRVSLLMGSEPVFGALIAAYGFGETVGAWGWAGGLLIVVAAWWVTVPQSYAPRAHSVNL encoded by the coding sequence ATGGATTCAAAGCAGGTGCGCGGCATCGCCCCGGTCGCATGGGGCAAGAGGAAATGGGCGGGCATCGGCGCCGCCGAGATCATGCTGCTGCTCGTGGCGGCCGTGTGGGGCGGCAGCTATGCGGTGGCCAAGCAGGCCACGCAGCAGTTGCCCGTGCTGGAGTTCCTCGCGCTGCGCTTCGGGTTGACCTTCGCCGTGCTGCTGCCGGCGCTCCGGCCGCTCTTCAACGCGCAATGGCGGCAAGGCGTTGCGGTGGGCGGCCTGCTCGGCGCCAACCTGCTGGCGATCTTCGTCTGCGAGACCTTCGGCGTGTCGCTCACCACGGCGAGCAACGCCGCGTTCCTGATCAGCCTGTGCGTGGCGCTCACGCCTTTTGTCGAATGGTGGCTGCTCGGGCAGCGGCCGGAACGGCGCGTGTTCTGGGCGGCGGGCCTGTCGGCGGTGGGCGCGGCCATGCTGTCGGCCACCTCGCCCGCGGACATTTCGGTGGGATGGGGCGACGGCCTGATGGTGATCGCCGCCTTCCTGCGCGCCGTGATGGTCTGCCTGACGCGGCGCCTCGCCGGCCGCCATTCGATGCCGGCGCTCACGCTGACCGCGGTGCAGTCGGGCGTGATGGCGCTCGGCGCGATGGCACTGTCGCTCGCCGCATCGAAGGGGGCGTGGCACATGCCGCCTGCCACGGCCTCCTTCTGGTGGGGCATGGCCTACCTCGTGCTGCTGTGCACGGTCTTCGCGTTCTTCGCCCAGAACCATGCGGCCTCGCATTCGAGCCCGAGCCGGGTGTCGCTGCTGATGGGAAGCGAACCGGTGTTCGGGGCGTTGATCGCGGCGTATGGGTTCGGGGAGACGGTCGGGGCCTGGGGCTGGGCCGGTGGGTTGCTGATCGTGGTGGCGGCCTGGTGGGTGACCGTGCCGCAGTCCTACGCGCCGCGCGCGCATTCCGTGAATTTGTAG
- a CDS encoding LysR family transcriptional regulator, whose translation MGTNSFLKVLPEMVTFLRVAELGSFSAAADLLGMTPSAASRQVKRLEKEIGVQLIQRTTRQLRLTEPGVEAFARCRELVLAAQGTMDIAQQFSKTPSGLVRISAPKAFARRVLHPHILDFLQRHPEVDVQLIVDDRDIDPIREGVDLVVRLTTKPPEGLVARRLMPVAHILCASPRYLAEGNAIEHPRDLLAHSCLSLGEHERDNHWCFRKGDEDEAEVVVRGRYVSNHSEVRLEAAVVGLGVACVPAFMAREALEDGRVVRVLADWEFQGNYRGHAYILYPPSRFTVPKCRVLIDHLLDALATQDGSRKKLSASSAGPARPRARN comes from the coding sequence GTGGGAACGAATTCATTTCTCAAAGTGCTGCCGGAGATGGTGACCTTCCTGCGGGTCGCCGAGCTGGGCAGCTTCTCCGCGGCGGCCGATCTGCTGGGCATGACACCGTCGGCCGCGAGCCGGCAGGTGAAGCGCCTGGAAAAGGAAATCGGCGTGCAGCTGATCCAGCGCACCACGCGCCAGCTGCGGCTGACCGAGCCCGGCGTCGAGGCCTTCGCACGGTGCCGCGAGCTGGTGCTGGCGGCGCAAGGCACGATGGACATCGCGCAGCAGTTCTCGAAGACGCCGAGCGGGCTGGTGCGCATCAGCGCGCCGAAGGCCTTTGCGCGGCGCGTGCTGCATCCGCACATCCTCGACTTCCTGCAGCGCCATCCCGAGGTCGACGTGCAGCTCATCGTGGACGACCGCGACATCGATCCGATCCGCGAAGGCGTGGACCTGGTGGTGCGGCTGACGACGAAGCCGCCCGAAGGGCTGGTGGCGCGGCGGCTGATGCCGGTCGCGCACATCCTGTGCGCCTCGCCGCGCTACCTGGCAGAGGGCAACGCCATCGAACACCCGCGCGACCTGCTCGCGCACAGCTGCCTCTCGCTCGGCGAGCACGAGCGGGACAACCATTGGTGCTTCAGGAAGGGCGATGAAGACGAAGCCGAGGTGGTGGTGCGAGGCCGCTATGTCTCCAACCACAGCGAGGTGCGGCTCGAAGCCGCGGTCGTGGGACTGGGCGTGGCCTGCGTGCCGGCCTTCATGGCGCGGGAGGCCTTGGAGGACGGCCGCGTCGTGCGGGTGCTGGCCGACTGGGAGTTCCAGGGAAACTACCGCGGGCACGCCTACATCCTCTATCCGCCCAGCCGCTTCACCGTGCCCAAGTGCCGGGTGCTGATCGACCACCTGCTGGACGCGCTGGCCACCCAGGACGGCAGCCGGAAGAAGCTCAGTGCTTCTTCAGCAGGGCCCGCACGGCCTCGGGCAAGGAATTGA
- the alr gene encoding alanine racemase, with protein sequence MPRPILATVHTAALRHNLDRARRAALDARVWAVVKANAYGHGIERVYEGLRGADGFALLDLAEAERVRALGWRGPVLLLEGVFDARDLELCSRLDLWHTVHCDEQIDMLAAHKTLKPQRVFLKMNSGMNRLGFAPERFGSAWTRLNALPQVDEISLMTHFSDADGARGIAHQLAVFERATHDLPGERSIANSAATLRHAEQTRGDWVRPGILLYGSAPDFPQHDSAHWQLQPTMTLSTKLIGVQTLQAGDTIGYGSNFTADGPLTIGVAAVGYADGYPRHCSTGTPVLVNGVRTRMLGRVSMDMITVDLTPVPDAKFGTEVTLWGRSAVTGAVLPIDEVAQAAGTIGYELMCAVAPRVPFAPADGE encoded by the coding sequence ATGCCGCGCCCCATTCTCGCCACTGTTCACACCGCCGCGCTTCGCCACAACCTCGATCGGGCGCGCCGCGCCGCGCTCGATGCCCGCGTCTGGGCGGTGGTCAAGGCCAATGCCTACGGCCATGGCATCGAGCGCGTATATGAAGGCCTGCGCGGTGCCGATGGCTTTGCCCTGCTCGACCTGGCCGAGGCCGAACGGGTGCGCGCACTCGGCTGGCGCGGCCCGGTGCTGCTGCTCGAGGGCGTGTTCGACGCGCGCGACCTGGAGCTGTGCTCGCGGCTGGACCTGTGGCACACAGTGCACTGCGACGAGCAGATCGACATGCTCGCGGCCCACAAGACGCTCAAGCCGCAGCGCGTGTTCCTCAAGATGAATTCCGGCATGAACCGCCTGGGCTTCGCGCCCGAGCGCTTCGGCTCCGCCTGGACGCGCCTGAACGCGCTGCCGCAGGTCGACGAGATTTCGCTGATGACGCATTTCAGCGACGCCGATGGCGCGCGCGGCATTGCGCACCAGCTGGCGGTGTTCGAGCGCGCTACGCACGACCTGCCGGGGGAGCGCTCCATTGCGAACAGTGCCGCCACCCTGCGCCACGCCGAGCAGACCCGCGGCGACTGGGTGCGCCCCGGCATCCTGCTGTATGGCAGCGCGCCCGACTTTCCCCAGCACGACAGCGCGCACTGGCAGCTGCAGCCCACCATGACGCTGTCGACCAAATTGATCGGGGTGCAGACGCTCCAGGCCGGCGACACCATCGGCTACGGCTCCAACTTCACGGCCGACGGACCGCTCACCATCGGCGTGGCGGCGGTCGGCTATGCCGACGGCTATCCGCGCCACTGCAGCACCGGCACACCGGTGCTGGTGAACGGCGTTCGCACCCGCATGCTGGGCCGCGTGAGCATGGACATGATCACCGTCGATCTCACGCCGGTGCCCGATGCGAAGTTCGGCACCGAGGTCACGCTGTGGGGCCGCTCGGCCGTGACCGGCGCGGTGCTGCCCATCGACGAGGTCGCGCAGGCGGCCGGCACCATCGGCTACGAACTCATGTGCGCCGTGGCGCCGCGCGTACCCTTCGCTCCGGCCGACGGCGAATGA
- the lplT gene encoding lysophospholipid transporter LplT codes for MKRGFYTIMSAQFFSSLADNAIFVVAVELMRSTGAAEWQRAALVPIFAVFYVVLAPLVGAFADALPKGRVMFISNAIKVIGCLMMLFGSHPLLSYSIVGLGAAAYSPAKYGILTELLPASQLVKANGWIEGLTIASILLGIVLGGSLVGHAVSSQLLSIDIPLINTGVDSPAEAAISVLIFVYALAAWFNTRIPHTGVEMRPLRADPAHGLARNMFFLLPDFWHCNARLWRDKLGQISLSTTTLFWGAGANLKYIVLAWAALALNYNTTQATALTGVVTIGMAVGAIVASMRMRLDMATRVIPMGIGMGLLVISMNLISNVWIAVPFLILLGGLGGFLVVPMNALLQHRGHNLMGAGRSIAVQNFNEQACILLLGGFYSACTGLGLSAFAAIGAFGGVVAGCMWLIQRWHHSNLRKYPEEVEHLLAIARSDKHH; via the coding sequence ATGAAGCGCGGTTTCTACACGATCATGTCGGCCCAGTTCTTTTCGTCGCTGGCCGACAACGCGATCTTCGTCGTCGCTGTCGAGCTCATGCGAAGTACGGGAGCGGCCGAATGGCAGCGCGCGGCGCTGGTGCCGATCTTCGCGGTCTTCTACGTGGTGCTGGCGCCGCTGGTTGGCGCGTTCGCCGACGCCTTGCCCAAGGGGCGGGTGATGTTCATCAGCAACGCGATCAAGGTGATCGGCTGCCTGATGATGCTGTTCGGCTCGCATCCGCTGCTGTCGTATTCGATCGTGGGGCTTGGCGCCGCGGCCTATTCGCCCGCCAAGTACGGCATCCTGACCGAGCTGCTGCCGGCTTCGCAGTTGGTAAAAGCCAACGGCTGGATCGAAGGCCTGACGATCGCATCGATCCTCCTGGGCATCGTGCTCGGCGGCTCGCTGGTGGGCCATGCGGTCTCGAGCCAGCTGCTGTCCATCGACATCCCGCTGATCAACACCGGCGTCGATTCGCCGGCCGAGGCGGCCATCTCGGTGCTGATCTTCGTCTATGCGCTGGCGGCCTGGTTCAACACGCGCATTCCGCACACCGGCGTCGAGATGCGGCCGCTGCGTGCCGATCCGGCGCACGGCCTGGCGCGCAACATGTTCTTCCTGCTGCCCGATTTCTGGCATTGCAACGCCCGCCTGTGGCGCGACAAGCTCGGCCAGATCTCGCTCTCCACCACCACGCTTTTCTGGGGCGCCGGAGCCAACCTCAAGTACATCGTGCTGGCCTGGGCCGCGCTCGCGCTCAACTACAACACCACGCAGGCGACGGCGCTCACCGGCGTGGTCACCATCGGCATGGCGGTGGGCGCCATCGTCGCCTCGATGCGCATGCGGCTGGACATGGCCACGCGCGTGATTCCCATGGGCATCGGCATGGGCCTGCTGGTGATCAGCATGAACCTGATCAGCAACGTCTGGATCGCCGTGCCCTTCCTCATTCTTCTGGGCGGGCTGGGCGGCTTCCTGGTGGTGCCGATGAACGCATTGCTGCAGCACCGCGGCCACAACCTGATGGGTGCGGGCCGCTCGATTGCCGTGCAGAACTTCAACGAGCAGGCCTGCATCCTGCTGCTCGGCGGCTTCTACAGCGCCTGCACCGGCCTGGGCCTGTCGGCCTTCGCGGCCATCGGCGCCTTCGGCGGCGTGGTGGCCGGCTGCATGTGGCTCATCCAGCGCTGGCATCATTCCAACCTGCGCAAATACCCCGAAGAAGTCGAGCACCTGCTCGCCATCGCCCGCAGCGACAAGCATCATTGA
- a CDS encoding DMT family transporter yields MPAFALIFNAFVWGVSWFPFRHIESHGLHPVWTTCLIYVAISLAMGLFRRHAWRGFAAFPMLAALGLAAGFTNLGFNWAVTQGDVVRVVLLFYLMPLWSVLLGWAVLGERPTAGALARVALALTGVVVVLKAPGVDWPVPSSLPDWLGVAAGFSFAVTNILLRHLHGAPGESRALAMFCGCALVAGIAAASGTLLDAFASPLSATPGWIGWAALLGAGFVVANICLQYGAARLAASATAVIMLSEVLFASVSSVALGAAQMDPRILAGGALIVLAAVWSAFARTPAEGDDRLSSPT; encoded by the coding sequence ATGCCTGCCTTTGCACTGATTTTTAATGCCTTTGTCTGGGGCGTTTCCTGGTTCCCATTCCGGCACATCGAAAGCCACGGGCTGCATCCCGTATGGACCACCTGCCTCATCTACGTGGCGATCTCGCTCGCGATGGGGCTCTTTCGCCGGCATGCCTGGCGCGGCTTCGCGGCGTTCCCGATGCTGGCGGCACTGGGCCTGGCGGCGGGCTTCACCAACCTGGGTTTCAACTGGGCCGTGACGCAGGGCGACGTGGTGCGCGTGGTGCTGCTGTTCTACCTGATGCCACTGTGGAGCGTGCTGCTGGGCTGGGCGGTGCTGGGCGAGCGGCCCACGGCGGGCGCGCTCGCGCGGGTGGCGCTGGCGCTCACCGGCGTGGTCGTGGTGCTGAAGGCGCCGGGTGTCGACTGGCCCGTGCCTTCGAGCCTGCCGGACTGGCTGGGCGTGGCGGCCGGCTTCAGCTTTGCCGTGACCAACATCCTGCTGCGCCACCTGCACGGCGCGCCCGGCGAATCGCGTGCGCTGGCGATGTTCTGCGGCTGCGCGCTGGTGGCGGGCATCGCCGCGGCGAGCGGCACCCTGCTGGACGCCTTCGCCTCCCCCCTGTCGGCCACGCCGGGCTGGATCGGATGGGCCGCCTTGCTGGGCGCCGGCTTCGTGGTGGCCAACATCTGCCTGCAATATGGCGCAGCACGGCTGGCGGCCAGCGCGACGGCGGTGATCATGCTGTCGGAGGTGCTGTTCGCAAGCGTCTCTTCCGTGGCGCTCGGCGCGGCCCAGATGGATCCGCGCATCCTGGCCGGCGGCGCACTGATCGTGCTGGCGGCCGTGTGGTCGGCGTTTGCGCGAACGCCGGCAGAGGGCGATGATCGGCTTTCGTCTCCCACCTGA